The Streptomyces sp. Alt3 genome has a segment encoding these proteins:
- a CDS encoding YrdB family protein, whose translation MTADDGHRALPWDRPWFAANEVLAFVLELVAIGALAWWGFTAQEGAAASAALGIGTPAAAVALWGLFAAPRARFSLPLPGVLAVKALVLGGGAAAVYGTGHPVAAWVLAAVTAVNTGCAEYFRRRAEQ comes from the coding sequence ATGACGGCCGACGACGGCCACCGCGCCCTCCCGTGGGACCGCCCCTGGTTCGCGGCGAACGAGGTGCTCGCGTTCGTCCTGGAGCTGGTCGCGATCGGCGCTCTGGCCTGGTGGGGCTTCACCGCGCAGGAGGGCGCGGCGGCATCGGCGGCTCTGGGGATCGGGACACCGGCGGCGGCCGTGGCGCTGTGGGGCCTGTTCGCCGCGCCCCGCGCCCGCTTCTCCCTGCCGCTCCCGGGGGTGCTGGCCGTGAAGGCCCTGGTCCTCGGCGGCGGCGCGGCGGCGGTGTACGGGACGGGGCACCCCGTGGCGGCGTGGGTCCTGGCCGCGGTCACGGCCGTGAACACGGGCTGCGCGGAGTACTTCAGGCGCCGTGCCGAGCAGTAG
- a CDS encoding ABC transporter ATP-binding protein yields MYQLKGVTKRYMRGKNPVDALAGVDLTIEDGGRLVIQGPTGGGKSTLLQMLGGLDRPTSGTIELDGVDLAELPESRLTKVRAESIGFVFQSFNLIPTLTAQENVETALVPLGLGARTRRERAAEALESVGLGDRPTHLPSEMSGGQQQRVAIARALVKRPKVLLADEPTGNLDESMRDEIMDLLDGLWKEHGLTFVMVTHDSSLARKAPRVATIRKGKVTVTENAAA; encoded by the coding sequence GTGTACCAGCTCAAGGGCGTCACCAAGCGCTACATGCGCGGCAAGAATCCCGTCGACGCGCTCGCCGGTGTCGATCTGACCATCGAGGACGGTGGCAGGCTCGTCATCCAGGGCCCGACCGGCGGAGGCAAGTCCACCCTCCTGCAGATGCTGGGAGGGCTGGACCGGCCCACCTCCGGCACCATCGAGCTCGACGGCGTCGACCTGGCCGAACTGCCCGAGTCCCGGCTCACCAAGGTCCGGGCCGAGTCCATCGGATTCGTCTTCCAGAGCTTCAACCTGATCCCGACGCTCACCGCCCAGGAGAACGTCGAGACCGCCCTCGTCCCCCTCGGCCTCGGTGCGAGGACCCGCCGCGAACGCGCCGCGGAGGCGCTGGAGTCGGTGGGCCTCGGCGACCGCCCCACCCACCTGCCGAGCGAGATGTCCGGCGGCCAGCAGCAGCGTGTCGCCATCGCCAGGGCTCTGGTCAAGCGGCCGAAGGTGCTGCTCGCCGACGAACCGACCGGCAACCTCGACGAGTCCATGCGCGACGAGATCATGGACCTGCTCGACGGACTGTGGAAGGAGCACGGGCTGACCTTCGTGATGGTCACGCACGACAGCTCCCTGGCCCGCAAGGCTCCCCGGGTGGCGACCATCCGCAAGGGAAAGGTGACGGTGACGGAGAACGCGGCGGCCTGA
- a CDS encoding ABC transporter permease, with protein sequence MFFTYLRRELRRRRKAALVVASGLALGIALVIIVSSVSAGMSKAQDKVLESLYGLGTDMTVTKAAAAQGSGGTERPRFEFDAKDDDDATQSTDRVMVQGFQTLAASTVDKVGKQDGVADAVGGLSLTVMKVDGQFKRGEFKQDESSGQSQGGPGGGQGGGQPQGEVQGGGASFDVNSFTVYGTDVTQQDLGPLTSSKITKGRTFKASETDAEVAVVDSAYAKEKELAVDKTVTISGTAYKIVGVSTADSGDAAANVYIPLKQAQTVADSKDKVTTVYVQAADSQQIDTVKAAIQKNVSGTTVTTSADLADTVSGSLSTASDLASSVGKWLSIAVLVAAFLVAGLLTSSAVSRRVREFGTLKALGWKSGRVTRQVIGEALVNGLMGGVLGIAVGLAGAYVVTAISPTLTAQLGSSGGGGGGGMGGGGPMGGGGPGRQTASKTLDIALTAPVSLTTILVAVALAVAGGLIAGAFGGWRASRLRPADALRRVA encoded by the coding sequence ATGTTCTTCACCTACCTCCGGCGCGAGCTGCGCCGCCGCAGAAAGGCGGCGCTCGTCGTCGCCTCGGGGCTCGCCCTCGGCATTGCGCTGGTCATCATCGTCAGCTCGGTCTCCGCCGGCATGAGCAAGGCCCAGGACAAGGTCCTGGAATCGCTGTACGGCCTGGGCACGGACATGACGGTGACCAAGGCCGCGGCCGCCCAGGGCTCCGGAGGCACCGAGCGTCCCCGGTTCGAGTTCGACGCCAAGGACGACGACGACGCGACCCAGAGCACGGACCGGGTCATGGTCCAGGGCTTCCAGACACTGGCGGCCAGCACCGTCGACAAGGTGGGCAAGCAGGACGGCGTCGCGGACGCCGTCGGCGGGCTGAGCCTGACGGTCATGAAGGTCGACGGCCAGTTCAAGCGCGGCGAGTTCAAGCAGGACGAGAGCTCGGGGCAGAGCCAGGGCGGCCCCGGCGGCGGCCAGGGCGGCGGCCAGCCGCAGGGCGAGGTCCAGGGCGGCGGCGCCTCCTTCGACGTCAACTCCTTCACCGTGTACGGCACCGACGTCACCCAGCAGGACCTCGGCCCGCTGACCTCCTCCAAGATCACCAAGGGGCGTACGTTCAAGGCGTCCGAGACCGACGCCGAGGTCGCGGTCGTCGACTCCGCCTACGCCAAGGAGAAGGAGCTCGCGGTCGACAAGACCGTCACCATCTCCGGCACCGCCTACAAGATCGTGGGCGTCTCCACGGCGGACAGCGGTGACGCGGCCGCAAACGTCTACATCCCGCTCAAGCAGGCACAGACCGTCGCCGACTCCAAGGACAAGGTCACCACGGTCTACGTCCAGGCCGCCGACTCCCAGCAGATCGACACCGTCAAGGCCGCCATCCAGAAGAACGTCTCCGGTACGACGGTCACCACCTCCGCCGACCTCGCCGACACGGTGTCCGGTTCCCTCTCCACCGCCTCCGACCTGGCCTCCAGCGTCGGCAAGTGGCTCTCGATCGCGGTCCTCGTCGCCGCGTTCCTCGTCGCGGGCCTGCTGACCTCCTCCGCGGTCAGCCGCCGCGTGCGCGAGTTCGGCACCCTCAAGGCCCTCGGCTGGAAGAGCGGCCGCGTCACCCGCCAGGTGATCGGCGAAGCCCTGGTCAACGGCCTGATGGGCGGTGTCCTCGGTATCGCCGTAGGCCTCGCCGGCGCCTACGTGGTGACCGCCATCAGCCCCACCCTCACCGCCCAGCTCGGCTCCTCGGGCGGCGGCGGAGGCGGCGGCATGGGCGGCGGCGGCCCCATGGGCGGCGGCGGTCCCGGCCGTCAGACCGCGTCCAAGACCCTCGACATCGCGCTGACCGCACCGGTCTCCCTCACCACGATCCTCGTCGCCGTCGCACTCGCTGTGGCCGGCGGACTCATCGCGGGAGCCTTCGGCGGCTGGCGGGCCTCCCGGCTGCGGCCGGCCGACGCCCTGCGCCGCGTCGCGTGA
- a CDS encoding L,D-transpeptidase codes for MEKRVMTDSNRRRGLMAASALLGGVLVLSACSDDGGTNTGSSADSSKTSQSQVDEAAAKDASEAQITIAPKNGATNASINNAAIVTVAKGKLTEVTMTTAEGDAVEGTLASDGSSWKPSGQLERSTTYKISATAADSKDRQAHANSSFTTVSPENSFIGNFTPEDGSTVGVGMPVSINFNKAITNRKAVQDGIKVTSSSGQEVVGHWFNNQRLDLRPEDYWQGGSTVTLKLSLDGVEGADGVVGVQQKTVTFKVGRNQVSTVDAKAHTMTITRDGKTVKTIPISAGSSDNPTYNGQMVISEKFKETRMDGSTVGFTDDDGKGEYDIKDVPHAMRLSTSGTFIHGNYWGAKSIFGSANTSHGCVGLSDTKGAGDANTPAAWLYDNSLIGDLVIVKNSPDKTIAPDNGLNGWNMSWSEWTAGSAA; via the coding sequence ATGGAGAAGCGTGTGATGACGGACAGCAATCGGCGCAGGGGCCTCATGGCCGCGTCCGCACTGCTCGGCGGCGTGCTGGTGCTTTCTGCCTGCAGCGACGACGGCGGTACGAACACGGGCTCGAGCGCCGACAGCTCGAAGACGTCACAGTCGCAGGTGGACGAGGCGGCCGCCAAGGACGCCTCCGAGGCGCAGATAACGATCGCGCCGAAGAACGGCGCGACCAACGCGAGCATCAACAACGCCGCGATCGTCACCGTCGCCAAGGGCAAGCTGACCGAGGTCACCATGACCACGGCCGAGGGCGACGCGGTCGAGGGCACCCTCGCGTCGGACGGCTCCAGCTGGAAGCCCAGCGGCCAGCTCGAACGCTCGACCACGTACAAGATCAGCGCCACGGCGGCCGACTCCAAGGACCGTCAGGCGCACGCCAACAGCTCCTTCACCACGGTCTCGCCCGAGAACAGCTTCATCGGGAACTTCACCCCCGAGGACGGCTCCACCGTCGGCGTCGGCATGCCGGTCTCGATCAACTTCAACAAGGCGATCACCAACCGGAAGGCCGTCCAGGACGGCATCAAGGTGACGTCCAGCAGCGGCCAGGAGGTCGTCGGGCACTGGTTCAACAACCAGCGTCTGGACCTGCGCCCCGAGGACTACTGGCAGGGCGGCTCCACCGTCACCCTGAAGCTGTCCCTGGACGGCGTCGAGGGCGCCGACGGCGTCGTCGGTGTCCAGCAGAAGACGGTGACCTTCAAGGTCGGCCGCAACCAGGTCTCCACCGTGGACGCCAAGGCGCACACGATGACGATCACCCGGGACGGCAAGACGGTCAAGACCATCCCGATCTCCGCCGGATCCTCCGACAACCCGACGTACAACGGCCAGATGGTGATCTCCGAGAAGTTCAAGGAGACCCGCATGGACGGTTCGACCGTCGGCTTCACCGACGACGACGGCAAGGGTGAGTACGACATCAAGGACGTGCCGCACGCCATGCGGCTGTCCACGTCGGGCACCTTCATCCACGGCAACTACTGGGGCGCGAAGTCGATCTTCGGCAGCGCGAACACCAGTCACGGCTGTGTCGGCCTGTCCGACACGAAGGGCGCCGGCGACGCCAACACACCGGCCGCCTGGCTGTACGACAACTCCCTGATCGGCGACCTGGTCATCGTCAAGAACAGCCCTGACAAGACCATCGCCCCCGACAACGGTCTCAACGGCTGGAACATGAGCTGGTCGGAGTGGACGGCGGGCTCCGCCGCCTGA
- a CDS encoding sigma-70 family RNA polymerase sigma factor: MTDSGTGRAVRDTSALVEAARGGDSGALEELLAAHLPLVYGIVGRALNGHTDVDDLVQEVMLRIVRALPSLREPERFRSWAVAIAYREIQQHQRRTARDRFQGHDVECVADPLTDFAERTVAELELTGQRRDLARAARWLDEDDRRLLALWWEEEAGRIGRADVARAIGLDARHTAVRVRRMKVRLEEARTVVRALAVAPRCPGLADAVQGWDGGTGALWRKRLTRHVRGCAQCGAQGTGLVAPEKLLPGLGLLPVPGGLAEGVRQAAEAASLVGQAATGRVQDLLHHFTAKTVVASAAALAVAVGALTYPVWHSPAPGPRAAPPAVSRPAQPPAPSPARPSRTAAEPAAASASPTARAELRADTAIGVTGADIYLAPDGSDDGDGSRARPYATLGKAASVVRPGQTIALRGGTYRPTEETSLTTDGTADRRITLSNYRGERPVIDASGVPAASWAVTQEADHWTVQGLEIRGSASHAYVCRSCRNTVFRGLSLHDNAESGLTLRDAGTENNTVLDSDFYANGPGEAGGVGLGVKFGSGSGNTVSGCRAFGNGADGIDLGGFTSPVTVRGSWSYRNGNGFTLGGGHTSASVAHVLTDDMAWDNVGLGFNDEGNPGAIRLTRNTAFRNGTGFHLVTAAAVLNANAAADSGEGRDAVLADSARSEGNTWDGGAAPVFTTTDPSTAEAARAADATLPRTAFLTSSGTAPGARMTPRGDAQ; this comes from the coding sequence ATGACGGACAGCGGGACCGGCCGGGCGGTACGCGACACCTCGGCGCTCGTCGAGGCCGCCCGGGGCGGTGACAGCGGGGCCCTGGAGGAACTGCTCGCCGCGCACCTGCCGCTGGTATACGGAATCGTCGGCCGGGCCCTCAACGGCCACACGGACGTCGACGACCTCGTGCAGGAGGTGATGCTGCGGATCGTCCGCGCGCTGCCGTCACTGCGCGAGCCCGAGCGGTTCCGCTCCTGGGCGGTGGCCATCGCCTACCGGGAGATACAGCAGCACCAGCGGCGTACGGCCCGCGACCGCTTCCAGGGCCATGACGTGGAGTGCGTCGCCGACCCGCTCACCGACTTCGCCGAACGGACCGTCGCCGAGCTCGAACTCACCGGCCAGCGCCGCGATCTGGCACGCGCGGCACGCTGGCTGGACGAGGACGACCGCCGGCTGCTCGCCCTGTGGTGGGAGGAGGAGGCGGGCCGCATCGGCCGGGCCGACGTCGCCCGCGCCATCGGTCTGGACGCCCGGCACACCGCGGTCCGGGTCCGCCGCATGAAGGTCCGGCTGGAGGAGGCCCGTACGGTGGTCCGCGCCCTGGCCGTCGCGCCCCGCTGCCCCGGGCTGGCCGATGCCGTGCAGGGCTGGGACGGCGGCACGGGGGCACTCTGGCGCAAGCGGCTGACCCGGCATGTGCGCGGCTGCGCACAGTGCGGGGCGCAGGGAACCGGCCTGGTCGCCCCGGAGAAGCTGCTGCCGGGGCTCGGGCTGCTGCCGGTGCCCGGCGGTCTGGCGGAAGGCGTGCGCCAGGCCGCCGAGGCCGCCTCCCTGGTCGGGCAGGCGGCCACCGGCCGCGTCCAGGACCTGCTGCACCACTTCACGGCCAAGACGGTCGTCGCGTCGGCCGCCGCCCTGGCCGTGGCCGTGGGGGCGCTGACCTATCCGGTGTGGCACTCCCCCGCGCCCGGCCCCCGGGCGGCGCCGCCCGCCGTGAGCCGTCCCGCGCAGCCGCCGGCGCCGTCCCCCGCCCGGCCCTCCCGGACGGCTGCCGAGCCGGCAGCGGCGTCCGCCTCCCCGACGGCGCGCGCCGAGCTCCGGGCGGACACCGCGATCGGTGTGACCGGCGCCGACATCTATCTCGCGCCCGACGGTTCGGACGACGGGGACGGCAGCCGTGCCCGGCCCTACGCCACGCTCGGCAAGGCGGCGTCCGTGGTCCGCCCGGGCCAGACGATCGCCCTGCGCGGGGGCACCTACCGCCCCACCGAGGAGACGTCCCTGACCACGGACGGCACGGCGGACCGGCGCATCACGCTCAGCAACTACCGGGGCGAGCGGCCCGTCATCGACGCCTCGGGGGTGCCCGCCGCCTCCTGGGCGGTCACCCAGGAAGCGGACCACTGGACCGTGCAGGGCCTGGAGATCCGGGGTTCGGCGAGTCACGCGTACGTCTGCCGGAGCTGCCGGAACACGGTCTTCCGCGGCCTGTCCCTGCACGACAACGCGGAGTCCGGGCTGACCCTGCGCGACGCGGGCACCGAGAACAACACCGTGCTGGACAGCGACTTCTACGCGAACGGGCCCGGCGAGGCGGGTGGTGTCGGCCTGGGGGTCAAATTCGGTTCGGGCAGCGGGAACACGGTGAGCGGCTGCCGTGCGTTCGGCAACGGGGCCGACGGGATCGACCTCGGCGGTTTCACCAGCCCGGTGACGGTGCGCGGCAGTTGGTCCTACCGCAACGGCAACGGCTTCACCCTCGGCGGCGGCCACACTTCGGCCTCCGTCGCCCATGTGCTGACCGACGACATGGCCTGGGACAACGTCGGGCTCGGTTTCAACGACGAGGGCAACCCCGGTGCGATCCGTCTCACCCGCAACACGGCCTTCCGCAACGGCACGGGCTTCCACCTGGTCACCGCCGCCGCCGTGCTGAACGCCAACGCGGCGGCGGACAGCGGCGAGGGGCGGGACGCGGTGCTCGCGGATTCCGCCAGGTCCGAGGGCAACACCTGGGACGGCGGCGCCGCGCCGGTGTTCACCACTACCGACCCGTCCACCGCCGAGGCTGCCCGCGCGGCCGACGCCACCCTGCCCCGGACCGCCTTCCTGACCTCGTCCGGCACCGCGCCGGGCGCCCGTATGACACCCCGGGGGGACGCACAATGA
- a CDS encoding pectinesterase family protein, giving the protein MTERPNRKRRALAVATVLGGVLAGGLVSPAGAVALPSVGGVYQLAVKKSGKCVDVPGASAANGALLQQWGCTEGAAWQQFTLAADGSGKYRLVNRSSGKCVDVPDYSKVSGVQLQQWGCAGQTNQQWTLAASGTDTFQVVNVNSGLCMSLKDASTASGAAVIQETCTANSNKQWAFKPVGTTGPATVAADGTGTYRTVQAAVNAVGSGNASRVTITVKPGTYREQVTVPADKPFITLKGLGDSPDDVVIVNNRNAGDYGTAGSATVVALGHDFDATNLTLSNDFDENTSDTGDQALALYLDADKAVLDDVRLLGDQDTFLVNNKARAYIVDSYIEGTVDFVYGGGTAVFHGCTIHEKRSTGGPITAASTPADKTYGFLFYRSTVTGAVSNTTQLGRPWRADAQVLYRESSLSSALATAQPWTDMSTNSWKNARFSEYRNTGAGATVNGNRPQLTDAQAANYTPQKYLAGTDGWNPVR; this is encoded by the coding sequence ATGACCGAGAGACCGAACAGGAAGCGGCGCGCCCTGGCCGTCGCGACCGTGCTGGGAGGTGTCCTGGCCGGTGGTCTGGTGTCTCCCGCGGGGGCGGTGGCGCTGCCGTCGGTGGGGGGTGTGTATCAGCTGGCGGTGAAGAAGAGCGGTAAGTGCGTCGATGTGCCGGGGGCTTCGGCGGCGAACGGTGCGTTGTTGCAGCAGTGGGGGTGTACGGAGGGTGCGGCGTGGCAGCAGTTCACGCTGGCGGCCGACGGGTCGGGGAAGTACCGGCTGGTGAACAGGTCGAGTGGTAAGTGCGTGGATGTGCCGGACTACTCGAAGGTGAGTGGGGTGCAGCTCCAGCAGTGGGGGTGTGCCGGTCAGACGAACCAGCAGTGGACGCTGGCGGCGAGTGGTACGGACACGTTCCAGGTCGTCAATGTGAACAGCGGTCTGTGCATGAGCCTGAAGGACGCCTCCACGGCCAGTGGCGCGGCGGTCATCCAGGAGACCTGCACCGCCAACAGCAACAAGCAGTGGGCCTTCAAGCCGGTCGGCACCACTGGGCCGGCCACCGTCGCCGCCGACGGCACCGGCACCTACCGGACCGTGCAGGCAGCGGTGAACGCCGTCGGCAGCGGGAACGCGAGCCGCGTCACCATCACCGTCAAGCCCGGCACCTACCGCGAGCAGGTCACCGTCCCCGCCGACAAGCCCTTCATCACCCTGAAGGGCCTCGGTGACTCGCCGGACGACGTCGTCATCGTCAACAACCGTAACGCGGGCGACTACGGCACCGCGGGCTCCGCCACCGTCGTCGCCCTCGGCCACGACTTCGACGCCACCAACCTCACCCTGTCCAACGACTTCGACGAGAACACCTCCGACACCGGCGACCAGGCCCTCGCGCTCTACCTGGACGCGGACAAGGCCGTCCTCGACGACGTACGGCTCCTCGGCGACCAGGACACCTTCCTGGTCAACAACAAGGCGCGCGCCTACATCGTGGACTCGTACATCGAAGGCACCGTGGACTTCGTCTACGGCGGCGGGACCGCCGTCTTCCACGGCTGCACGATCCACGAGAAGCGCAGCACCGGCGGCCCGATCACGGCGGCCAGCACCCCCGCCGACAAGACGTACGGCTTCCTCTTCTACCGGTCCACCGTGACGGGCGCGGTGTCGAACACCACCCAGCTCGGACGCCCGTGGCGCGCGGACGCCCAGGTGCTCTACCGGGAGTCCTCGCTCTCCTCGGCCCTGGCCACCGCCCAGCCGTGGACGGACATGTCGACCAACTCCTGGAAGAACGCCCGGTTCTCCGAATACCGCAACACCGGCGCCGGAGCCACCGTCAACGGCAACCGTCCGCAGCTGACGGACGCGCAGGCCGCGAACTACACCCCGCAGAAGTACCTGGCCGGAACGGACGGCTGGAACCCGGTGCGCTGA
- the hutH gene encoding histidine ammonia-lyase has translation MQTVVVGTSGTTAEDVIAVARQGARVELSAAAVEALAAAREIVDALAAKPEPVYGVSTGFGALAARHISPGLRAQLQRNIVRSHAAGMGPHVEREVVRALMFLRLKTLASGHTGVRPEVAQTMADVLNAGITPVVHEYGSLGCSGDLAPLSHCALTLMGEGEAEGPDGTVRPAGELLAEHGITPVELREKEGLALLNGTDGMLGMLVMALADLKNLYTGADITAALSLEALLGTDRVLAPELHAIRPHPGQGVSAGNMLRVLDGSGLTGHHQDVAPRVQDAYSVRCAPQVNGAGRDTLAHGRLVADRELASAVDNPVVLPGEGRVESNGNFHGAPVAYVLDFLAIVAADLGSITERRTDRLLDKNRSHGLPPFLADDAGVDSGLMIAQYTQAALVSELKRLAVPASVDSIPSSAMQEDHVSMGWSAARKLRTAVTGLARIVAVELYAATRAVELRVAEGLTPAPATLAVVEALRAAGVQGPGPDRFLAPDLAAAEAFVREGKLVDAAEAVTGPLA, from the coding sequence ATGCAAACAGTCGTGGTGGGGACGTCCGGTACCACCGCCGAGGACGTCATCGCCGTGGCCCGCCAGGGCGCCCGGGTCGAGCTCTCCGCAGCCGCCGTGGAGGCCCTCGCCGCCGCACGGGAGATCGTCGACGCCCTCGCCGCGAAGCCCGAGCCGGTCTACGGCGTCTCCACCGGCTTCGGCGCACTCGCCGCCCGGCACATCAGCCCCGGTCTCCGGGCGCAGCTGCAGCGCAACATCGTCCGCTCGCACGCGGCGGGCATGGGCCCCCACGTCGAGCGCGAGGTCGTCCGCGCGCTGATGTTCCTGCGGCTGAAGACGCTCGCCTCCGGCCACACCGGCGTACGCCCCGAGGTCGCGCAGACCATGGCCGACGTGCTCAACGCGGGCATCACCCCCGTCGTCCACGAATACGGATCGCTCGGCTGTTCCGGCGACCTCGCCCCGCTCTCGCACTGCGCCCTGACGCTGATGGGCGAGGGGGAGGCCGAGGGCCCCGACGGCACCGTGCGGCCGGCCGGAGAGCTCCTCGCCGAGCACGGCATCACGCCCGTCGAACTGCGCGAGAAGGAGGGCCTCGCCCTCCTCAACGGCACCGACGGCATGCTGGGCATGCTCGTGATGGCACTCGCGGACCTGAAGAACCTCTACACCGGCGCGGACATCACCGCCGCGCTCTCCCTGGAGGCACTCCTCGGCACGGACCGGGTCCTCGCCCCGGAACTGCACGCCATCCGCCCGCACCCCGGCCAGGGCGTCTCCGCAGGCAACATGCTGCGGGTGCTCGACGGGTCCGGCCTCACCGGCCACCACCAGGACGTCGCCCCCCGCGTCCAGGACGCCTACTCCGTGCGCTGCGCACCCCAGGTCAACGGCGCCGGGCGCGACACCCTCGCCCACGGGCGGCTCGTCGCGGACCGCGAGCTGGCCTCCGCGGTCGACAACCCCGTCGTCCTGCCCGGGGAGGGGCGGGTGGAGTCCAACGGCAACTTCCACGGCGCCCCCGTCGCGTACGTCCTCGACTTCCTGGCGATCGTCGCCGCCGACCTCGGGTCCATCACCGAGCGCCGTACGGACCGCCTGCTGGACAAGAACCGCTCGCACGGGCTGCCGCCGTTCCTCGCCGACGACGCCGGCGTCGACTCGGGGCTGATGATCGCCCAGTACACGCAGGCCGCCCTGGTCAGCGAGCTGAAGCGGCTCGCGGTCCCGGCCTCCGTCGACTCGATCCCGTCCTCCGCGATGCAGGAGGACCACGTCTCCATGGGCTGGTCGGCCGCGCGCAAGCTCCGTACCGCCGTCACCGGCCTGGCGCGGATCGTGGCCGTCGAGCTGTACGCCGCCACGCGCGCCGTGGAGCTGCGCGTCGCCGAGGGTCTGACCCCCGCGCCCGCCACGCTGGCAGTCGTCGAGGCGCTGCGGGCCGCCGGTGTCCAGGGGCCCGGGCCCGACCGTTTCCTCGCGCCGGACCTGGCCGCGGCCGAGGCGTTCGTACGCGAGGGGAAGCTCGTCGATGCCGCGGAAGCGGTGACCGGCCCGCTGGCCTGA
- the gdhA gene encoding NADP-specific glutamate dehydrogenase has product MPASSDSLTPRSAGDRVIEPLYAEILRRNQGEGEFHQAVREVLETLGPVLAQRPEFVDARIIERVCEPERQLIFRVPWSDDSGDIHVNRGFRVEFSSSLGPYKGGLRFHPSVNLGIVKFLGFEQIFKNALTGMPIGGGKGGADFDPKGRSDAEVMRFCQSFMTELHRHLGEYTDVPAGDIGVGGREIGYLFGQYKRITNRYESGVLTGKGLGWGGAQARTEATGYGCVLFTAEMLRVRGESLDGQRIAVSGSGNVAIYAIEKAQQLGATVVTCSDSGGYVVDEKGIDLDLLKEIKETGRGRISEYAERRGEHVRYVEGTGVWSVPVDVALPCATQNELHEADALALVRNGVKAVAEGANMPTTPEAVHVFQEAGVAFAPGKAANAGGVATSALEMQQNASRDSWTFAHTEERLAQIMRHIHDSCHTTAEKYGSPGNYVVGANIAGFEIVAEAMLAQGLI; this is encoded by the coding sequence ATGCCGGCCAGTTCCGACTCCCTCACCCCGCGCAGCGCCGGGGACCGTGTCATCGAGCCGCTCTACGCGGAGATCCTGCGGCGCAACCAGGGCGAGGGCGAGTTCCACCAGGCGGTGCGCGAGGTCCTGGAAACCCTGGGCCCCGTGCTGGCGCAGCGACCGGAGTTCGTCGACGCCCGCATCATCGAGCGGGTCTGCGAGCCCGAGCGTCAGCTGATCTTCCGGGTGCCGTGGTCGGACGACTCCGGCGACATCCACGTCAACCGCGGTTTCCGCGTCGAGTTCTCCAGCTCGCTCGGTCCCTACAAGGGCGGGCTGCGCTTCCACCCCTCCGTCAACCTCGGCATCGTGAAGTTCCTCGGCTTCGAGCAGATCTTCAAGAACGCCCTCACCGGCATGCCGATCGGCGGAGGCAAGGGCGGCGCGGACTTCGACCCGAAGGGCCGGTCCGACGCCGAGGTCATGCGGTTCTGTCAGTCGTTCATGACGGAACTCCACCGCCACCTGGGCGAGTACACCGACGTCCCCGCCGGTGACATCGGCGTCGGCGGCCGCGAGATCGGCTACCTCTTCGGCCAGTACAAGCGGATCACCAACCGCTACGAGTCCGGGGTGCTCACCGGGAAGGGCCTCGGCTGGGGCGGCGCACAGGCCCGCACCGAGGCGACCGGCTACGGCTGCGTCCTCTTCACCGCCGAGATGCTGCGCGTCCGCGGGGAGTCCCTGGACGGCCAGCGCATCGCGGTGTCCGGCTCCGGCAACGTGGCCATCTACGCCATCGAGAAGGCGCAGCAGCTCGGCGCGACCGTGGTGACCTGCTCCGACTCGGGCGGCTACGTCGTCGACGAGAAGGGCATCGACCTCGATCTGCTCAAGGAGATCAAGGAGACGGGCCGGGGCCGGATCTCCGAGTACGCCGAGCGGCGCGGCGAGCACGTGCGTTACGTCGAGGGCACCGGCGTCTGGAGCGTCCCCGTGGACGTCGCCCTGCCCTGCGCCACCCAGAACGAACTCCACGAGGCCGACGCCCTCGCCCTCGTACGCAACGGGGTGAAGGCGGTCGCCGAGGGCGCCAACATGCCGACCACGCCGGAGGCCGTCCACGTCTTCCAGGAGGCGGGCGTCGCCTTCGCGCCCGGCAAGGCGGCCAACGCGGGCGGCGTGGCCACCAGCGCCCTGGAGATGCAGCAGAACGCCTCCCGTGACTCGTGGACCTTCGCCCACACGGAGGAGCGGCTCGCGCAGATCATGCGCCACATCCACGACTCCTGCCACACGACCGCCGAGAAGTACGGCAGCCCGGGCAACTACGTGGTCGGCGCGAACATCGCCGGCTTCGAGATCGTCGCCGAGGCCATGCTGGCGCAGGGCCTGATCTGA